ACAACAATATAAGCTAGAATAGAAAATTCTGCTAACTCAAGAAACTTGTATGctactaaaaataattttaatttggtCTTGTAGCCTCTGTAGCCTTACCAGTAGCATCttttcaaaacagtttcaagGTTCAGGAATTAATTTAGTAACTTCAATACCTTTTCACTTTTGCCTAGTTTTCATGGCGCTAAATGCTCTTGCTGCAGTTAGAAAATCAACATCTTCAAAGTGGAGTCCAACTAGTCTTACCATCATCATTCTATTTAGCCGTTCGGGATTGAGTCTGTTTCTCAGCTTGGTTTGAATTTTGGACAGAAAAACCTCGCTCACAAGGAGCACTTGACACTGGGAGTACAAGACTGATCAAAGCTAATTTCACAAAATCAGGGTAAACATGTTTATACCCTTGCATGAGGGTGCTTGTAAACTGTTTAAAGTTCATAGCTCTGTAACTGCGTACTAAATGCTTGACTGAAGAAATTGGTTTTTACTCCTATCAGAGTCAAGAACAATTTCAAAGTGATGACAGAGTTTGTTGAGTTGTTGGATGCCATGGTTTCCTAACTCCCTTACATCATCAGGCAGTCTTCTAGGGTTGAGGATGACGTCAAAACACTCCAGAAGCTCTAAGTCATCTTCCAGAAACTTGTCGTGTAGGTTGTTGATAAGCTGGTTCAGGTATCTTCTTCGTACTGAGTTGAACCTGGTTCTGAGGTTGTTATTGTCAACAATTTCTACTCCCTTGTAGCTATTCTTCCCTGTGCCTGGAACGTCACCTAGATCTGCCAGCACTCTGTTTACTGTGGGAGGTCCATGATCAATCATCCCTTGAATTGTCTCAACAGTTGAAGTGACACTGTGTTTAATGACAgacaagttaataataataataataataataataataataataataataataataataataataataataataataataataataataataaagtcttTATTCATCCATAGTCAGATAGCCACAACATACGTGTGGCTTTACATACATGACAACACTTCTCATCAATTAATTTAAGATCAGgtacaattaaataaaattaaaaagacacctattaataaaagatctcttaaaacgttctgttttaacagcaggtaaaataaaatcatgTCCTCTGTTTCGCAAAAATATCTGTTTCTTAGGGGGTAATAGTTGGTAAAGGGGGTGGGAAGGAGTATCTGTGATAGTGCTCCATAGCTTACAGTCTCGATTTCTGATAACTTCAGCTATTACATACAGGTTGTTGGTGTCACCAAATTTAAACGCTCGCTTAAAAAACCTGTCAATGCCATCAAGGTATTTACCTTGATATGCCGCTCCCCAAATCTCAATTCCATACAAAAACAGGGACATAATTAAGAGATCAAATAATTTAGTCAATTGCTCGTAAGGGTATCCAAAAGGTTTGCCAACACGTAAAACGTACTGACGACTACTAGCTCTCCATAGCAAATTGTCAACATGAAGGTCCCAATCCGATGGATTCTCCTGAAAAATTATGCCGagcaatttcaaccagcttttcCGTTCAATACCCTGTACCAGAGGTGGCAGTGGTTTGGAAATTCTACCATGCACCACCATCTCCCAGGTCTTAGTGAGATTTAGTTTCATACGGTTTCTAACCGCCCAGTGTTGAATGCTGTTGACCTCAATGAGAGAGTGATCTTGATGTGCGGACACAGGTACGCTTAGTGTAAGATCGTCAGCATATTTTAGTAATAGATTGCGCTCCGGATAAACCGGTCTTATATCGTTTACCATaatagaaaacaatatgggCCCGAGGACAGTACCTTGCGGTACCCCTCTGTTAATGCTAACAAATTCGGTGACAAAGCCGTCCACGACTACTCTCTGTTTCCTATTGCTAAGAAAACTGACAATCCAATTGATTAATATTAAGCGGAACACTGTCAAAAGCCTTCgagaaatcaaaggaaaaaactctTACGAAGTCCATTGCCCCATCCAGCCATTTTAGCCAATGATGTTGACAAGTAAGGAGCGCCAGGGTTGTGTTGCATCCTTCTTTATAGGCAAACTGGTCTGGGCCAATAGCTGGCCCCAATGCAGGAGGCAGCTCTTGCTTTACTACCACTCTTTCAAAGAGTCTTATAATAACGTTAGTTAAGAAAATTGGTCTCAGCTGATTACATGTTTCAAAAGGAGTCTCTTTAGGAATAAGAGTAATATTAGCTAGCTTCCACAAACAGGGGACCAACTGTTTTTTAAGAGAAGAGTTAAATACTTTGGTTATCGTTGACGCAAGTTGATAAGCATAATCCCTCCAGATCCAAAACGGAAGTTCATCTGGACCCGGAGCAGTGCGCTTTAATGTGCTCAGAAACTTCCATACGCTGTGCACCTCAATTGTAGGAATACGAGTGCCATCCGGGATGGAAAGGACTTCGGGCGAGGAGTACTGATCGTCAATGTTGATAGActgaaaatataaattaattgtttttggCAATATCCTTCTGAAACAGAAGACTAAGTGTTCCAATGACAGAGAGAACATCAATCAACAAAGCTGTGGTTAGAAGGAACTGTGCCGAGGCTGCGAACTGCCAAATGCCAGCTGAAATTCCAACATCTGTAGCATTAGAACTCTTTTTCACTCTCCAACGACATAACTAGTAAGTCAAAGTACTCAAATATCATCTTGACACACGCCTCTACAGACAGTCATCTAACTGATGAAGGTTCCACCACCTGTTTGACTTTTCCATGCATGAGCTGCTGAATTTCCTTTAGTCTATCATATCGCACACTTGAATTAGAATAGAATTTATAGATGCTGTTTATCTGCCCTCTCTCTATGCCGTTCAAGATAATCAATGTCCTTACTTGCTTGTGAGGCAGCAAGGTTAAGCCTGTGTGCAACACAGTGAACTTAAATAAGGATATTGTTTAACTGACTCAACTATACCCCAAGTCCATTATGACGTCCGGTCACGACAGCTGCCCCATCTGTTCCAAGTCCTACAATCCGACTCCAGTCATCCCCCTCCACAGGGCCTTTTTCTTCCAGAAACTCACAGAGGGCATCTTTAATGCCAGCAGCAGTGCAGttagttattttcttgtttcccACGAATAGTGTTAACAGAGCCAGTTTCTGAGTTGACATATCTGGCAAAAATAGCTAACATCTTTTCAATGGATATGCCACACGTTTCATCAGGCATCATTCCAATAAAGGGTGTGCAAGGATCATTTAGTTCCTTTATCAAGTTATCTTCAACACATTTGGCCAAAACAGATTCCATCTCTGAGGTAATTTCGGGTTTCTTGTAAAAACAGAAGCAGCACTGCATCCATTAGCAGCCTGAAGTTCTATTATCGGAATAAAGTTATCAGCAGCAATGTTGTTCTTCGTCATAACATACACTGTTCTAAGGTGGACCATTTGTCTTCTCGTGATTTCCTGTGTTTCATTCTCAATGTTCTTCTTTGCATTTGCAACTGTCACTTGAAAGCTTTTTCTGAGTTTGAGGTCACTAATACTCGTAATGTGATCCTTCGAATTTTGGTGCCTTTCCAGGGCCGACTTCTGATAATTGTTACAGCCACTTGTTGTGAAAGGGTTTTTCTTACCTGTCACCTTACAGATCTCACGATacattttttcgttttcttctttcaacCGCCTGAATTCTTCCATCCAAGCTCGCAAGACACGCCTCTTTTTTTTCGCGGGCTCTAATTCCGAATCCGCCATCTTGCATTGCGCCCCACAATGCCTCACAATCGCGCATTAGTTCCCAAGCCTCTGCGAGGTTTTCATAGCAAGAGCATGCTTGAGAACAGAACGATGAAAGACGCTGGAATAGTCGATTCAAAGGAGCGATTGTGGCAGGTTTGGGAGTTGAAAGATGGACTAAGAAAACAGAACAAAGATTCCAAATTCTGATTTTATTCTCAAAAGAATTTTACGCAGATCTTTTCAGGTTTAAATTAAGTGACCAGTAGTAAACTACCATCCTAAAACCATGTGCGTCCGAGAGGACCCGTTCTCCTCGCCGTTTTGCGTCCCTTTTCCATTTTTCAGCCAGGCAGTATGACTCGGACGAGTCTTCGCCCGTCAGGAAAAAACCGGCTCGCGTATTCATCTCTCTCCGCGCCAACATCTACAATTCTCCTTTTGAAAGTCTGCAAAAGAGAGTTGCAGGAGTTCGTTAATTCACTAGTAGCCTATGAAAAAGATGTTTACCACGAATACAAGCtctctttaaattctttctTTTAGCATAAAACAAGGTGGATTTAGGATCCAACAGTCATCAATATGAAAGGCTAAATGCTGAATGTAACAAAACGTTTACCTCAATTTCCTTCCATTTAGTATCAAGACTTCAGTCAAAATATTTTCATCACATTCTACGTCGATTACTTGTCTCAGCCATAATAAATCCCGGGATATGTCCTCAAATGATCATAGACCATTTTTGTATTCTCAGTGTTGGaatggaactagcttgcaatggaggctaatgcgggggcaTCTTTTCACATGCAGATACTTTTTAATGTATTCCCCCGCATTaacctccattgcaagctagttccagtctaacactgagaatacgaatatggtatATTACTacttgtatttctggacatgaGGGCAAATCCCACGACACCGAGCACTGAGCGCATGCTGGAAATAAAAGCAAAACGAAGTATTTTATCAGGGCAAACTTGCAGTATCATCTAGTGGTTATCGCGATGACCGTAGACCCAAGTTGGAATCCTACTTGGAGCACTTTGAGAAGTCCAtttccgttaaaaaaaaaaacaaaaaacaaaaaaaatcaattgcgtATCACCAAACTTCACTAATTTAGTTCAGTGATAGTACTCAACAATCATATCAAATGTTCGAAAAATAGGAAATGTCTTAGCTCCTTTTGTCCAGAATTTGAGTTCAACAGACGGTAGTTGTACATTAGCTGTTGAAGATGCCGTGCACCTACATGTCCAAAAATACAAGTAGCTTCAATCCTGGTTAAAATtgttgggacaattcccgcGTTTTCCCCCTTCttccattacaatgttgatttttcacggtctccaaaatcaagattagttcatcgatcgctcacatgtttcaacattgtctgggggaaggggggtgcgaaaaaggcagcgaaagaagaacacgcgttggtcatataacgatggaagcatgtacagcaaattctctactttcgcaccaaaatttgacaagtgctTCTACGTCGTTTGACGCGGATTGTTTATGAATTCGCCAGTAGCCTAGatatgaaatatttttagtaTGAATACTGTGCATTCTCTGCttagttttgttttaatttcagcAGAGAACCAAGTGGATTTAGGCTCCAAAAGTCATGATCGGGGAAGGCTGAAGGAAAGCAAGGGAACCTCAATCGCCTTGCAATTACTGTCAAGATAATGCTGCTGTCTCTTTTCATCGGCTAATAGCCGCCTTGAAAAAGACTCCATGAACGGTTTAAGGATATGCTTAGATTGTACCCTAATGATCATGCTATTATTCCTTTCCAGCTCTTCAATTTTGTACTCGGACTCAGTCAATTTCAATGTAACATTGCTCAGCTGCTCTTTGACATCCTGAAGGTGAAATTCCAGTTTACAACGCATGTCTTgatgaaaaagaaagacagaaaTTTGGAAAGAGGCAGTGAGACTGAACTAAAACGGTCATTCGTAGCAGAGCAGGCTTAAAAAGCAACCATATAAAGAAACATGGACAAAGAATTCAATGCATCTTGCCTAAAGAGTTTTCCCTCGCAGAAATTTTTTCTTAAATGGTTGCGCCGTAAAGCCTGGTcctcactagcgacgcaagcgcaagcataagcaaaagCATAGTAATAAGTGACGACGGCCGTGACACAAACTTAATCATAAGCATAAGAATATGAAACCTTGCGGTCTTCTTATCCTTATCACTATGCTTATGTCACTCTTATATCCAGTGAATAAGCACAAGACTGCCggcaaataaataaacactGGGTCCTGAACCGCTTCTTCAAGAAAACTGGCGGGCAATATTGAGGAACAAGCAACAAATAATCCTCTTCGTCCACCATTTTGAATGGGTGTTCGACCGAGTGGGAATACGCCGAtcctcgtcaccagagccttggatcttACGTATACGCATGGTCcgagctctgggaaactctatgtaggagaacatgcgccgaaGGGTTCTTTAGCCAAAAATcggctatttgaaccttccggcgcctgctcactcctcgtgttAACATGAATCCACCAATTAGAGCCGCTTTTCATTGTTCCTCACGAAAACCAATAaggagacactttgtttcagggttctcCAGAGTTCTTCTGTCCCTCTACTTTCtccccaaaatttgacaagtgttcCTAAGTCTTTTGGCCCGGATTGTAGATGCACGCTTATTTGTTGCTTATTTGCTACTCTCCAACGTTGGCCGAATTAAACCATGCTTCAAAAAATATTTGTGTCATCTCATTGAGGATATTTCCATTTCTGAAACAGAGGACTAGGCGAAGGAAGGATCAAGAGCTTACCAATATTAAACTTGTTACCTAAAACATAATCTATTGGTTGAATGCTGACCTCAGCTACTTTACGTTTCCTCGTGTATTCATCTCTCTCCGCGTCAACATCGAAAAGGCTCCAGTCGAAAGTCTGAAAAAGAGAGTTGCAGGAGTTCGTTAATTCACTAGTAGCCTATGAAAAAGATGTTTACCACGAATACAAGCTCCGTTTGAATTCTTTCTTTTAGCATGAAACAAGGCGGATTTAGGATCCAACAGTCATCAATGTGAAAGGCTAAATGCTGAATGTAACAAAACGTTTACCTCAATTTCCTTCCATTTAGTATCAAGACTTCAgtcaaaatatttttatcacattCTACGTCGATTATTTGTGTCAGCTATAATAATTCCCGGGATATGTCTTCAAATGATCATAGAgaatattcgtattctcagtgttggactggaactacaacaagttgcaaaattgttgagacactttcattaaaaaacaccttttctagcttccaatgcccgccgtctctagaatttaaacctttcccacttcctctcccatctccccctttcaatgttgactgcttaagttccaaacattttttttgtcttgctagcaacactgataagggggggaggggggctgcagtgtgagatataatagggaaattaataacgccccaagaaggtgaagtgtctcctctatttttgcaacttgttgtagcttgcaatggaggctaatgcgggggcatcttttcaaatgcaaatactttttaatatataccCCCGCATTaactccattgcaagctagttccagtctaacactgaaaatacaaatatggtctattactacttgcatttctggacattagGGGAATTCCCACGATTTACCGAACGCCGAGGGCATGCTGGAGATAAAAGCAAAACGAAGTATTTTATCCGGGCAAACCTGCACTACCATCTAGTGGTTATCGCGATGAACGTAAGTTTTAAGTGTTAGAATTCTACTTGGAGCACTTTGAGAATTCTATTTCCGACAAAAAGATAACATTTGCGTATCACTAAACTTCACTAATTTAGTTCAGTGATACATGTAACACTCAACAATCATATCAAATGTTCGGAAAATGGAAAATGTCTCAGCTTGTTTTTTCCAGAATTTGAGTTCAACAGACGGTAGTTGTACGCTAGCTGTTCAAGATGCCATGCACCTACATGTCCAAAAATACAAGTAGCTACAATCCTGGTTAAAATtgttgggacaattcccgctttttcccccttcctccattacaatgttgatttttcacggtctccaaaatcaagattaGTTCAACGATCGCTCGcgtgtttcaacattgtctgggggaaggtggaggggggggggggtaggggaGGGTGCGAAAAAGGTAGCGAAAGAGGAAGACGCGTTGGTcgtataacgatggaagcatgtacagcaaattctctactttctccCAAAAAATTTAACAAGTGTTCCTAAGTCTTTTGGCCCGGATTGTAGATGCACGCTTATTTGTTGCTTATTTGCTACTCTCCAACGTTGGCCGAATTAAACCATGCTTCAATTTAAAAATTTGTGTCATCTCATTGAGGATATTTCCATTTCTGAAACAGAGGAGTAGGCGAAGGAAGGATCAAGAGCTTACCAATATTAAACTTGTTACCTAAAACATAATCTATTGGTTGAATGCTGACCTCAGCTACTTTACGTTTCCTCGTGTATTCATCTCTCTCCGCGTCAACATCGAAAAGGCTCCAGTCGAAAGTCTGAAAAAGAGAGTTGCAGGAGTTCGTTAATTCACTAGTAGCCTATGAAAAAGATGTTTACCACGAATACAAGCTCCGTTTGAATTCTTTCTTTTAGCATGAAACAAGGCGGATTTAGGATCCAACAGTCATCAATGTGAAAGGCTAAATGCTACTCTCCAACGTTGGCCGAATTAAACCAtgcttcaaaaaatttgtgtCATCTCATTGAGGATATTTCCATTTCTGAAACAGAGGAGTAGGAGAAGGAAGGATCAAGAGCTTACCAATATTAATCTTGTTACCTAAAACATAATCTATTGGTTGAATGCTGACCTTAGCTGCTTTACGTTTCCTCTTGTATTCACCTCTCTCCGCGTCAAAATCGGAAAACCTCCTTTCGAAAGTCTGCAAAAGAGAGTTGCAGGAGTTCGTTAATTCACTAGTAGCCTATGAAAAAGATGTGTACCACGAATACAAGCTTTGTTTAAATTCTTTCTTTAGGTATAAAACAAGGTGGATTTAGGATTGAACAGTCATCAATCTGAAAGGCTAAATGCTGAATGTAAGAAAACGTTTACCTCAGTTTCCTTGCATTTAGTATCAAGACTtcagttaaaatatttttatattCTACGTCGATTACTTGTCTCAGCTATAATAATTCCCGGGATATGTCCTCAAATGATCATAGACCATATTCGTGTTCTCAGTGTTGGACTGGAACTatcttgcaatggaggctaatgcaggggcatcttttcaaatgcaaatactttttaatatataccCCCGCATTAACCTCCATTGCATGCTAGTTCCAGTCTAacactgagaatacgaatatgttCTATTACTTctgtatttctggacatgaGGGCAAATCTCACGATTCACTGAGCACTGAGCGCATGCTGGAGCAAAACGAAGTATTTTATCCGGGCAAACTTGCAGTATCATCTAGTGGTTATCGCGATGAACGTAGACCCAAGTTGGAATCCTACTTGGAGCACTTTGAGAAGTCcattttcgttaaaaaaaaaaaaaaaaaaacaaaaaacaaaaagatatcAATTGCGTATCACCAAACTTCAGTGATAGTACTCAACAATCATATCATATGTTCGAAAATTGGGAAACGTCTCAGCTCCTTTTGTCCAGAATTTGAGTTCAATAGACGGTAGTTGTACGTTAGCTGTTCGCAATGCCGTGCACCTACATGTCCAAAAATGCAAGTAGCTTCAATCCTAGTTAAAATTGTTGGGACAATTCCCGGGTTTTCCCCCTTGttccattacaatgttgatttttcacggtctccaaaatcaagattaggtcatcgatcgctggcgtgtttcaacattgtctggggaaAAGGGGGtgcgaaaaaggcagcgaaagaagaacacgcgttggtcatataacgatggaagcatgtacagcaaattctctactttcgcaccaaaatttgacaagtgctTCTACGTCGTTTGACGCGGATTGTTTAtgaaggagcaaggatggcacagtcggttagtgcgcggccttggtgcaagaggtcctgagttcgattcccggatctcgcatccttgtttcgacttctttcctttccgtgtagctaagtagctttaaatacccgtaaaacggagcactgatggagaggggggagtaaaatgagcgcaccgtcgacctcaggtttgtcagttcaattactgttacgagttatcgacgttaaatatggtcgctTTGCTTTTTCCTTATTCGCCAGTAGCCTAGatatgaaatatttttagtaTGAATACTGTGCATTCTCTGCgtagttttgttttaatttcagcAGGGAACCAAGTGGATTTAGGCCCCAAAAGTCATGATCGGGGAAGGCTGAAGGAAAGCAAGGGAACCTCAATCGCCTTGCAATTACTGTCAAGATAATGCTGCTGTCTCTTTTCATCGGCTAATAGCCGCCTTGAAAAAGACTCCATAAACGGTTTAAGGATATGCTTAGATTGTACCCTAATGATCATGCTATTATTCCTTTCCAGCTCTTCAATTTTGTACTCGGACTCAGTCAATTTCAATGTAACTTTGCTCAGCTGCTCTTTGACATCCTGAAGGTGAGATTCCAGTTTACAACGCATGTCCTgatgaaaaagaaagacagaaaTTTGGAAAGAGGCAGTGAGACTGAACTAAAACGGTCATTCGTAGCAGAGCAGACTTAAAAAGCAACCATATAAAGAAACATGGACAAAGAATTCAATGCATCTTTCCTAAAGAGTTTTCCCttgcagaatttttttcttaaatggtTGCACCGTAAAGCCTGGTcctcactagcgacgcaagcgcaagcataagcaaaagCATAGTAATTAGTGACGACGGCCGTGACATAAACTTAATCATAAGCATAAGAATATGAAACCTTGCGGTCTTCTTATGCTTATCAATATGCTTATGTCACTCTTATATCCAGTGAATAAGCACAAGACTGCCggcaaataaataaacactGGGTCCCGAACCGCTTCTTCAAGAAAAACTGGCGGGCAATATTGAGGAACAAGCAACAAATAATCCTCTTCGTCCACCATTTTGAATGGGTGTTCAGCCGAGTGGGAATAGGCCCAttttcgtcaccagagccttggatcttATGTATGCGCATGACctgaggctctgggaaactttatttaggagaacatgcgccgaaGGGTTCATTAGCCaaaaaatggctatttgaaccttctggcgcctgctcactcctcgtgttAACATGAATCCACCAATTAGAGccgcttttcattgttcttcacgaaaaccaatgaggagacactttgtttcagggttctcCAGAGTTCTTCTGTCCctcagtcatgcgcaaaagagaagaaCTCTGGGGTCGATATTGGTCACGGCAGTCCTCACTACCACGGAAGGTTCTTAAAATTATACTTGCGTCGCAAATGACGGCCGGGTTTCAGAGTGTGCAATCATCTACAACCGACCTATATGTGAAGTGACAGACAGCCGTTCCCAGTGCAGTGCAACTATATGCCCAGAAATGAGCGATGTGCGGGATTGCGGAAAAattaatttagtttttaaaagaaCGAAGCAAGAAACAATGCGCTCTCTTCAGACCTTTTTAACGACGTACAAATGAGATGCAACTGAGATGGTTTTCTGCAATATCGCCTTTACAAGAAGCCTACAGCATATTTTTGGTATGAATAAAAGCCCAGCTTAAATGTCATTGTTGAGGATAAAAAGGTCGATTTAAGATCCAAATGTTATGATTGTGAAAGGTTGAAGGAATGCAAGCAAACTCTTACCTCAGTTTCCTTGCATTTACTTTCAAGCTTATGCTTCTGACTCTCCTCAACAGCCGATAGCCGGTTCATTATTGACTTGAAGGCCAAATCACTcttattttgtgcttcattgctcaattcaactttctttttcagCTCCCTTATTTCATTCTCCAACTCCGCATTTTTACTTGCAAGAATCAAAACCTGTCTCTGGTGCTTTTCAGTGGAATCTTGAATGTGAAGATCCAGAGCACTACGCATGTTCTGATGGGAAGAAATAGTAATCATGATAACTTCGTTGTTTTGACTGAAACTTGTGTAGCTAAGTATAAGtgccattctctattttcgaattccccatacaatacaatacaacattctttatttaacaaagGTAACGTAATTAACCCAATGACGTATCTAACTTACGGCCTTCACAACGGCACAAAATACACATAAAACAATGCCTAATCAGCAATATACGACCTACTACAATAGAAACTAAAATTAGACAAATGTATGGTTTAACATAGATATAAGGTGATCTACGCT
The Montipora capricornis isolate CH-2021 chromosome 10, ASM3666992v2, whole genome shotgun sequence genome window above contains:
- the LOC138021733 gene encoding TNF receptor-associated factor 5-like isoform X2; translated protein: MGRHFSPVKEAEVRRPLRNMEDLFDDCTGYDFDFVDELQEDQVCPICKGAMRDPVQIVECGHQFCEYCFRRSQRDDGGLHCPLDGKSLPDNNAFFEDVACKRKICSLRVKCKQHRRGCKWIGEIRNYLDHYEICQFEDQVCENCSMSIERQFMEHHKNNCCEERTVRCKYCPNVFPHCDLQEHVEKECHSFPVKCPQGCGGERIPRKEVESHVANECPRTVVSCPYSVIGCTFENMRSALDLHIQDSTEKHQRQVLILASKNAELENEIRELKKKVELSNEAQNKSDLAFKSIMNRLSAVEESQKHKLESKCKETEDMRCKLESHLQDVKEQLSKVTLKLTESEYKIEELERNNSMIIRTFERRFSDFDAERGEYKRKRKAAKTFDWSLFDVDAERDEYTRKRKVAETFDWSLFDVDAERDEYTRKRKVAEVSIQPIDYVLGNKFNIGKLLILPSPSPLFQKWKYPQ
- the LOC138021733 gene encoding TNF receptor-associated factor 5-like isoform X1, which codes for MGRHFSPVKEAEVRRPLRNMEDLFDDCTGYDFDFVDELQEDQVCPICKGAMRDPVQIVECGHQFCEYCFRRSQRDDGGLHCPLDGKSLPDNNAFFEDVACKRKICSLRVKCKQHRRGCKWIGEIRNYLDHYEICQFEDQVCENCSMSIERQFMEHHKNNCCEERTVRCKYCPNVFPHCDLQEHVEKECHSFPVKCPQGCGGERIPRKEVESHVANECPRTVVSCPYSVIGCTFENMRSALDLHIQDSTEKHQRQVLILASKNAELENEIRELKKKVELSNEAQNKSDLAFKSIMNRLSAVEESQKHKLESKCKETEDMRCKLESHLQDVKEQLSKVTLKLTESEYKIEELERNNSMIIRTFERRFSDFDAERGEYKRKRKAAKTFDWSLFDVDAERDEYTRKRKVAEATSELTNSCNSLFQTFDWSLFDVDAERDEYTRKRKVAEVSIQPIDYVLGNKFNIGKLLILPSPSPLFQKWKYPQ